Part of the Lampris incognitus isolate fLamInc1 chromosome 1, fLamInc1.hap2, whole genome shotgun sequence genome is shown below.
ATCTTagtatatttttttatttatttgagagaATGTTCGTGAGTTACTTTATCAGTAGGTTGCAGCTGGTTGGCAGCAGTATTGACAgactttcatttttatttaagACAAAGCCATACCCTAGTTTGTTCAGTAAAACACTTTCATAAAAATGTTTTTatatgttttctttgttttcccCTCGATGTACCGAAAACGTACCAAACCATGACTTCAAAACCGAGGTGTCTACCAAActgtgattttatttatttatttatttttgtgtacCGTTACACCCCTAGTTTGCAGGTAACGTGGCGCAGTTCCTTGAACTACCCGGAATGCCAACAGCAAGGTTTTGAACTTTATGAGGGTGTCCTTACACAGGGAGCCAGTGTGAGGACACAAGAGGGGTGACGTGCACAGCAAGGCAGGTTGAAAAAGTGTGCAGCACCAATAGAAACAATAGCGGGACACGATATCTGAGCCAACAATGCAAATATGTAAATGCATTTGCCTGAATTGTGTATAATCCATGTTGTCTGTCTCACAGAGCGTTCAGCACGAGAACACCTACCGAAACCCTCAAGCAAAGTACTGTTATGGAGAGAGTCCGCCAGAGCTCCTTCTTAGATGAGTGTCTGATATCAACTCTGGGGTAATGGCGGTACAAGAGGAGCAGTTGCCCTAGAAGGCGCTGCATAAGGACACCCAGAGGTGCTTGCCGAAGAATCACAACTCTTTACATCTCTGCGTCTAAATTGCTGTCTTGGACAATTTTGAATACAGTGGCGCAGAGATGGAGCTCATCAGAACACAAGAACAACCTCAAAATGGACAACTATTGTACACAATTGGATTATTTTACACTTCATAAGTGCATAGAACGCTTCATTAATTCATCCGTGATGATCATCAGGTCTACATACTGTAGGCAGGGCAGCTTATTCATCAGCATCTGCAGCATTACCTATTCAATAGAAAAAGAGGCTTCAAGTTTAACCTTGGCATACGTAACACAATTAACATCCGTTTTTATGTAACATTGGACATTTTGAAAAGGCAAAGAATGTGTTAAATCTTCTGTGTGTTGTGCATGCATATAGAATTGGTATTTAATAAAAGTGACTGTGAAATCAATTTTCATAATTTTGTTCTATTTTTTTGTATGACACTTGAGGATAGTGTCTCTCTGTActtgattctctctctctttgaaaaACAGACAGTTTAGCCCCTGTAATTATGTTACTGTTGATATAAAGGAATTTTAAATGTTGCTTCATTTGCTGGTTCAGATTGATATATATATGCCAGATTCTCTAACTTCTCCAACAGGACGgcactgggcggcacagtggcctagtagttagcgctgtcacctcacagcaagaaggtcctgggttcgaaccccggggttgtccaaccttggggggtcatcccaggtcgtcctctgtgtggagtctgcatgttctccccgtgtctacagtgggttttctccaggtgctctggtttcccccaccataaaaaaagacatgcattttaaggttaatactcctgtctgtgcccctgaccgaggcaacaggaagaaataactggagttggtccaactgctcctagctacacggctaggatgggttaaataaaaaaagaaaggtcACGGGGTAAACAGAGAATCTGCCTATCCCCATGCATGTGGAAATGTTATATGCATAAAAGGATTTGTCATCAAAGTCTTGAATTGACATGATATACAGAAAAAGAATATTGcacttccagaaaaaaaaaagaaaaaaggatgggttagatgcagagaaagagtttccccacggggattaataaagtttagaaggggaaaaaaaggaccaAAAAAACAGCATGCTTTTGAAAGATGTGAGGTTTTTCCAGATCCTTAACAGTGGACCACTGTATGACAGCTTTTCACTGTTCTACAGTGAAAAGCTGTCATATGCTCACACTGTTAAGTGTGCATCCAGTCAGAAACCAATTTTAGCAGAGCAAAGGAAAAATACAGATACTTTAAGGAAATTACTAAGTGGTGTCGCAAACAAAACCTGCTAAAAACTGcgttaaataaaatgtttttaaATTAAAACAGTTTTATATTCAAATATTGATACCCCGCATTACTTTCAGGTGGCAGTTCATTTGGACCTCCAACTTCTCTGAGGGCCATGAAAAGTTGGAATTTCTAATTTAACTCTTAATTGATAACTCGACAAGAGCGCGAGGAGTGCCACATTAATCTTTGCTACAAAGCAATTGTTAGCTTGCATGGCTGTGATGGTGTGATTTGACAGCCTGATCTGCCTTACCGTGCACTGTCCATCTGTCCACAAATTATGCCGCAGCACATGGTGATTGGAGTCCAAACCGGTAGTTCTCTACAGATGAATCTTATCAGCTTCTCTTTCTACCTCCGGCGAAGTGGAGCCCTCACATGGGAAAGATGGCCAGAGCAAACCAATTAATCATTCTGAAGGTGGAGAAAATAGACTCTTTGTAATTAGGAAATATATTAGATGCCCTTCTCATTTTATTCCTTGGCAAGTTGATTAATTGCTGTCACATGGGAACAGTTTGTTGCCACCAAGTTGCCCATTTAATTCAGCGTCACCATTGTTGATTCAGTTGGTAAACTCTTAACATTGGAAACAATCAAGGGTACTGTGTAAGTAAATCTAATGTATGGCTCTATCTCGCCTCTTATCTACTATAGGACtacagttatttatttattttttaactgtGAAAAAGGACTAATTTATTTAATACAGAATAGGatataattttttatttttaatttcaaAATAATTTTGCATGACACAACAGGTTTTTTTCAAATATGTTAAGACCAACTAATTTGTCCATTTTCAAATGCAATGCAGAGGATATATGTGTTCACATTCACAAAAAGCTGCCATGAATCAGTTGGCTCTCTTGCATCATACACATCATCATCATACACATCATCACATGCAACATTGCATCAGGTTTTCACCTCTCTTAAGAATTACAGGAAATACCCACTCCCCTCTAAATATCTGGCAAAAGCTTGCTCGGCAGTTTTAGGATTTTTGCCGTTTGACCCTCTGGCCTTTGACATTTGGACTTTGATCTCATGCACTAACCAATCAAGGTAGTATCCAGAGTCCTTCAACAACGTATGGCCCCATTGCTTCTTCTCCATTGCAGATAGGGGCATCTTGGGTGGCTGGGGATTCTTGGAGCAATGGCCGCCCCATATCTCCTTCATACACGCTTTAAGCATGTTGACCATCAAGATGGTCTCCTTGAGTTTCTTATGAAGTGAAACATCATAAGGGTTCAAGTCATTCCGTTGGTCCTCAAGGACTTCCTCCAGGGCTTGAGCCATGAAGAGCAAGCTACACTGGACCGCTGACCCAGGTTTAGAGCCATTATTTGGGACATGGAGCTCTGGAAAGCCCGGCATCCAAGGAGGGAGATGCTTTCCATTGGCTTCATCCTGAGAAGAAAGGTGAAATGGGTGTTCACATAGAGAATCAGATTTGCCTTAAGGCCACATATTTGCAGATAAGTATTAATATATTTTGATCATTTTAATATGTAGAGGTGTTTTAATTACTAATGTCAGATGTTTAGGTATCTCCACATTAAGATGATGGGTTCTTGTCTGTGTGTTTTTTATGTTAAGCCTCCAACCAGGACAAATTTCTACCATGTGCAAACTTTCTTTGCTGCTACTGAACTTAAGCTTGAACTGAAGACATTGTTAATGCAGCACCAATATCAGTTATAACCACATTTCAAAAAAAATAGATTTTGAAAAAAGGAATTGATAGGATGGAAATTTTTGTCCCCTATGATAAAAATATATCCAACTATGCATTAAGAAATCTGCAGGAAAGATTACAGTGTCCTATCCTGCTTCAGATCTGCCAAGTATTAGATCAACTTGAAATGGTTATTCCATATTAATATTTTATAAAATCAAAGTGTAGCATTAATGATAACAAatgcatacaaacatacataaacataataaaaacataacaataaacaataataaacatacgaataatgataacaataaacataataattataataatcaaATCATCATCAATACATTTATTGTGTGTTGTAGGCTAATTTTAAACCAAGTGATGAAAAAGGAAAATATCTTTCACACCACGACTGACAATATAATCTCTGTCCTCAGCTACATGGACTAAGTTGTTGGGTAAAtcacgttaaaaaaaaaacccttctcaGAGTTCTTCATGACTCTGTCCTACACAGTTGCCCTCCTACACAATTCTCTACATATCCCCTTTCTCTTTGAAAGTCTCTGATCTGCTGTTTATGTAGTGATTTTTAGGGAAAAGGGATTCAGTTATTCCTCATATACAGAAGAGGACTCCATTCGGAGACTGTTAGAGCCTCGTGTCCCTCACAACCATTATACCTATACTTTATTATCAATGATAATTATAATGAATTATAAGTATAATGATAATTTATCATTATACTAATGTCAAAGTGATGTTGAAATATACTATTGTCACATCTGACCGAAAACTGAATCTGAACTCAGAATTTTAGAGAAAAGTTCAGCAGTGCCAGTGTGATTAAGGCTGTGGACCTACGGACATACGGTATACAATAAGACAAAGTGGAAGGAGACCTAAAGGATCAGGCTACTTACAAAGATGGTCAAGCTTTCTTTGACAAGGGTCTTAGTGAGGGCTACCAAGGGCTTTGGCCTGCAGCGTAACATTGTCAAAGGATGTTCCTTTGGCAGATGTACCCCATCCGAGCTATGCATCAGGATCATCACCCAGACAAAAATCCATCCTTTAAATCCTGTGGGAAAAAAACGTTTTATGACACAAATTAACAGTTCTCATGGTTGCCAATTCCACAATATTAGTTATCAGCTTCAACGGTCTAAAGAGTTGCTTTTGCCTCGGTTATCAATGGCTCCGAGATGTGCTCAGAAACCGAGTGACAGTCAGAAACAGATTCTGTTTTATCTGCAAAGTGAATTTTTACGCTCCAGGAATCTGATTTTGTGTAAGAACAAAACTCTGGACTCCTATGTATAatagaaaaaaaattgtaaatcTACATCTGAAATTTGTGCAGTTATTTCATATTGACAATAGAATCTGTGTAGCCTATATGAGAGGTGGTACGATAAGCTGACAGTAATAAAATAAACACCACAAAAGAGATCCACTATACAGTTCAGAAAATACCATgttcctgtaaaaaaaaaaaaagaatatcaaCCTGTACAGCCCATGACAGTTTCGGTCAAACTACTGGAGCAGtaaatgaaaaataataatacTGGATAGCACACTGCACCTGCATTGTCCTTCATCCTGAACATCAGCAGCACTTGAGTCCCTTGGTTTCAAATATGTTAAATCAATGCCAAAATCTTTATAGCAGTGATTAACCTGGTCCAAATCAAGAATAAATTCTTTATTTGCACAATCCTGTGAGTCGGTGTGACAAAGATCTGTGTGATGAACTTCCCTCATCGCTGACTAGCCCTTATCTTTTGGTGAGGAACATATCAGACAAACTAATCAAggctgttttttttccttctaaagGCATTGCATTTTTACTTGCATTTTGTTCTTTGCCATGTCCAACTAAGGAAAAGCCACAAACTGCCACTGAATTCTTACATCATCTTGGGATGACGTCTGTTAAAAAGCGTCGGTTTCATTATATGTCCTATAGTTAATGATAACTCTATTATCATGTAACTTGAACTCAATAAGACATCTTAAGGCTGAAAAATGTACAAATTTGATGCAAGATCAAACGACACTCATACGCTTTCtgtgtttattttgaaaaatgTTGGGTTTtacattttaaactaaaaaaataaaataaaatacaaatctGGGCATAGCCTTGAATTAAGAGATCATTATTGGCCTCAATGTGTTGCCCAGGGATGAATTTACATATCGGTAGTTTGACTGGCAGACCACCACAACTGACTTGAAGCTTTATAGATTTAAGTTTGTCAGACGAGAGCCTATTTGACTCTTCTGCGTCCTATGATCGTTGATGTGCGTCAACTAGTGGTTTCATGATATGAATGTGAAGGTTCATTGGTACTGTCTCTGTCCTTTTACGCAAAGCAATACTTCCTGTGCGAAAACATCTGACGCCAACCACAGATTCCACAATAATGCTGTCACTTATTGGTGAGAGCCGTCTCACAACGGCCCTCAGTTTCACCTCAGTTTTACTCCTTTGacagtgtggggtttttttttttagttttttttgcaCTCGCCTCAAAAGGAGATGCTGTCCTAATTCTCATATTCCCATACTGTTAAATGTTACCAACAGTATTTGATCATTTTAATGGAGTAAAAAATCGCTGATGGATTGGTTACTCAAGTTTTTTTTCTTAGCAGCTGAGCTAaattgatgataataataatgaattataTTATACTAAAACTATCAGTATCAAATATATTAATACTACAAGTATTACTACTTCTATAATACTACTGTTGTCTTCTACTACTGTTggtgtggcatggtggcccagtggttagcactattgcctcacagtaagaaggtactgggttcaaaccccaggccatcccaggtccttactgtgtggagtttgcatgttctccccatgtcagcatgggtttcctctgggtgctccggtttccttccataatcaaaaagacatgcatgttagggttaatactcctgtctgtgccccagaccaaggcaattaaagaagaactggagttggtccccaggtgctgcagctgcccactgctcctatacaatagaatgagttaaatgcagaaaaattttttttgttgtaaccttaatgacaaaaataaagtggctttctttcttcttctagcACTATTCATG
Proteins encoded:
- the LOC130111405 gene encoding uncharacterized protein LOC130111405, whose product is MKDNAGFKGWIFVWVMILMHSSDGVHLPKEHPLTMLRCRPKPLVALTKTLVKESLTIFDEANGKHLPPWMPGFPELHVPNNGSKPGSAVQCSLLFMAQALEEVLEDQRNDLNPYDVSLHKKLKETILMVNMLKACMKEIWGGHCSKNPQPPKMPLSAMEKKQWGHTLLKDSGYYLDWLVHEIKVQMSKARGSNGKNPKTAEQAFARYLEGSGYFL